A window of Cryptomeria japonica chromosome 3, Sugi_1.0, whole genome shotgun sequence contains these coding sequences:
- the LOC131069512 gene encoding large ribosomal subunit protein uL23 has product MAPPKGTSKKSDPKSQAQKAAKAVKAGAITIKKRTKKIRTSVTFHRPKTLKTPRNPKYPRLSAPRRNKLDQYEVLKYPLTTESAMKKIEDNNTLVFIVDVRADKKKIKDAVKKMYDIQTKKVNTLIRPDGLKKAYVRLTPDYDALDVANKIGII; this is encoded by the exons GCACCTCAAAGAAATCTGACCCAAAGTCACAGGCACAAAAGGCAGCAAAAGCAGTCAAGGCAGGTGCAATTACCATAAAGAAGAGGACCAAGAAGATCAGAACTTCCGTGACATTCCACAGACCAAAGACACTGAAAACACCCCGAAATCCCAAATACCCTCGACTCAGTGCTCCTCGTAGGAACAAACTTGATCAGTACGAGGTTCTGAAATACCCCCTGACAACTGAATCTGCAATGAAGAAGATTGAAGACAACAATACCCTTGTATTCATTGTTGATGTACGGGCAGACAAGAAAAAGATAAAGGATGCAGTGAAGAAGATGTATGACATTCAAACAAAGAAAGTGAACACTTTAATcag GCCTGATGGCTTGAAGAAGGCGTATGTGAGATTGACACCAGATTATGATGCCTTGGATGTAGCAAACAAAATTGGCATCATTTAA